A window of the Candidatus Cloacimonadota bacterium genome harbors these coding sequences:
- a CDS encoding DNA helicase RecG, with amino-acid sequence MEKFMNPLTNNIKFLKGVGENRAKLLTKLHIYTISDLMEHFPRDYINRKSEVKIQNLEFEKQAAIIGNIVSIEKKNYG; translated from the coding sequence ATGGAAAAATTTATGAATCCTCTCACAAATAACATAAAATTTCTGAAAGGAGTCGGTGAAAACCGGGCAAAACTCCTGACAAAACTTCATATCTATACAATCAGTGATTTGATGGAGCATTTTCCGCGTGATTATATCAACCGCAAGTCAGAAGTAAAAATACAGAATCTGGAATTTGAAAAACAGGCAGCGATCATCGGCAATATCGTTTCCATCGAGAAAAAAAATTATGGT